One genomic region from Eremothecium gossypii ATCC 10895 chromosome I, complete sequence encodes:
- the DNM1 gene encoding dynamin-related GTPase DNM1 (Syntenic homolog of Saccharomyces cerevisiae YLL001W (DNM1)), translating into MASLEDLIPTVNKLQDVMYDAGIDSLDLPVLAVIGSQSSGKSSILETLVGRDFLPRGTGIVTRRPLVLQLNNIKADSPLITAYTAEEAEPTLENRLRGQSGARDTWGEFLHLPGRRFYDFTEIRGEIENETARIAGKNKGISRIPINLKIYSPHVLNLTLIDLPGITKVPIGEQPPDIERQIRNLILEYVAKPNCIILAVSPANVDLVNSESLKLARDVDPHGKRTIGVVTKLDLMDSGTNAWDILAGKLYPLRLGFVGVVNRSQQDIQENKSVEDALAREEEFFSKHPAYRTISSKCGTRFLAKKLNQILLNHIREKLPDIKARLNTLIGQTEQELASYGGSNIISPESRAGLVLQMMNKFATNFVSSIEGTSSDISTKELCGGARIYYIYNNIFGNSLKSINPTANLSITDIRTAIRNSTGPRPSLFVPELAFDLLVKPQIKLLLDPSQRCVELVYEELMKICHNCGSPALARYPRLQAKLIEVVSDLLRERLGPTRSYVESLIDIHRAFINTNHPNFLSATEAMADIAEARRQKQQNAKRSADLKKKRQQELEKAAAVGEPTNGNPSPKVDSDSTITSSDSEGEDERDPKQNKDSFLNYFFGKDQQRKDGDDIAPSFSDKQERTMDSFFQQEADFMAMETLKIQDTVAAPVEAEHPELTEREELECELIRRLIISYFGIVREMVEDQIPKAVMCFLVNFCKEEVQNRLVSKLYKESLFEELLMEDETLAQDRAKCIKLLEGYKQASVIIGDIL; encoded by the coding sequence ATGGCGAGCTTGGAGGACCTGATTCCTACTGTGAACAAGCTGCAGGATGTGATGTACGATGCGGGAATTGACAGCCTGGACTTACCAGTGCTGGCTGTGATCGGATCGCAGTCGTCGGGCAAGTCCTCAATTCTGGAGACTCTGGTGGGCCGGGACTTTCTGCCACGGGGGACCGGGATTGTGAcgcggcggccgctggTGCTGCAGTTAAATAACATTAAGGCGGACTCGCCACTGATTACGGCGTACACGGCCGAGGAGGCGGAGCCGACGCTGGAGAACCGGCTGCGGGGGCAGAGCGGAGCGCGTGACACGTGGGGGGAGTTTCTGCACCTGCCTGGGCGGCGGTTCTATGATTTTACGGAGATCCGGGGAGAGATAGAGAACGAGACCGCGCGCATTGCGGGCAAGAACAAGGGCATCAGCCGTATTCCGATCAACCTGAAGATATACTCGCCACATGTGCTGAACCTCACGCTGATTGACCTGCCGGGTATCACGAAGGTTCCAATTGGAGAGCAGCCGCCAGACATCGAGCGGCAAATCCGCAATCTGATTCTAGAGTACGTGGCGAAGCCGAACTGCATTATCCTTGCGGTGTCTCCTGCCAACGTGGACTTGGTGAACTCGGAGTCACTGAAGCTTGCGCGCGACGTGGACCCGCATGGGAAGCGGACTATTGGCGTTGTCACGAAGTTGGACCTGATGGACTCGGGCACGAATGCATGGGATATTTTGGCGGGCAAGCTTTATCCGCTGAGACTAGGCTTTGTGGGTGTTGTCAACCGTTCGCAGCAGGATATTCAGGAGAACAAGAGTGTGGAGGATGCGCTGGCCCGCGAGGAGGAGTTTTTCAGCAAGCACCCGGCTTACCGGACGATCTCTTCTAAATGTGGGACGCGCTTCCTCGCCAAAAAGCTGAACCAGATATTGCTCAACCACATCAGAGAGAAGCTGCCTGACATAAAAGCGCGCCTTAACACCTTAATCGGCCAGACAGAGCAGGAGTTGGCGTCTTACGGCGGCTCTAACATAATTTCTCCAGAGAGTAGGGCTGGCCTTGTGTTGCAAATGATGAACAAGTTTGCTACAAACTTCGTTTCGTCAATTGAAGGTACTTCTTCTGATATCAGCACAAAAGAGCTATGTGGCGGTGCCCGGATCTATTACATATACAACAACATTTTTGGTAACTCTTTGAAGTCAATCAACCCCACGGCCAATCTCTCCATCACTGATATAAGAACAGCAATCAGAAATTCGACTGGGCCCAGGCCTTCTCTTTTTGTTCCGGAGCTTGCTTTTGATCTACTGGTGAAGCCCCAAATTAAGCTTCTTTTGGACCCTTCTCAACGCTGTGTCGAGCTGGTTTATGAGGAGCTGATGAAGATTTGCCACAATTGCGGAAGTCCTGCTTTGGCAAGGTACCCCAGATTGCAGGCAAAGTTGATTGAAGTGGTCAGCGATCTACTTCGTGAAAGGCTAGGTCCAACTAGATCCTACGTTGAGAGCTTAATCGACATACACAGAGCTTTTATCAACACTAATCATCCGAACTTCCTAAGTGCTACGGAGGCTATGGCAGATATAGCTGAAGCCAGGCGGCAGAAACAGCAAAACGCTAAGAGATCGGCAGATTTAAAGAAGAAACGCCAGCAGGAGTTGGAGAAGGCTGCTGCTGTAGGAGAGCCAACTAATGGCAACCCATCTCCAAAGGTTGATTCTGATTCTACGATAACATCTAGCGATAGCGAAGGAGAGGATGAAAGAGATCCTAAACAAAATAAGGACTCGTTTTTGAACTACTTCTTTGGTAAAGATCAGCAGCGTAAGGATGGAGATGACATCGCACCATCTTTCAGCGACAAACAGGAGAGGACAATGGATAGCTTTTTCCAACAAGAGGCTGATTTTATGGCAATGGAGACACTTAAAATACAAGATACCGTTGCAGCTCCTGTTGAGGCTGAGCATCCAGAATTGACCGAGAGGGAAGAGCTCGAGTGTGAATTGATAAGAAGGCTCATCATATCGTATTTTGGTATCGTCAGAGAAATGGTTGAAGACCAAATTCCAAAAGCCGTCATGTGCTTCCTTGTGAACTTTTGCAAGGAGGAGGTCCAAAACAGATTAGTATCCAAACTTTACAAGGAATCTCTGTTTGAGGAACTATTGATGGAAGACGAAACCTTAGCTCAGGACAGGGCCAAATGTATTAAACTTCTCGAGGGTTACAAGCAGGCTTCCGTCATTATTGGTGATATTTTGTAA
- the ORC3 gene encoding origin recognition complex subunit 3 (Syntenic homolog of Saccharomyces cerevisiae YLL004W (ORC3)): protein MNVRDFADSQKTHYTIVPSAKRRKLDSYDTNNVPFVRLFDGEEPESMVLQRWELYHQLYYEFHSQVDDILHEIQRDVYGSIPRAIAKGLSQCNGKYFSTLFLLGADGSTQVEAPEDDNKQINVVVDLTPKESPNLRMILRRSMFKLHSALDTKLHGNQDEADGEEVLDVEESDEQQTGSATPFTEAEEEIDGVLYDLSMIERFSKKFPKRLNLIFNFKDVDSFYFQVLEDFIWLLQATLENDQVRICFVFNINTNISNFEKNLKQNCVRLLKKNFTKLDLSHNKGHKYVNSVFKSFLNTVDGKLNLSPRFVKFILDKMNNKSNQNLPLLIKILDYSLMAYFFQNPYSMFIDLTNINHFDDKYIQGLVKCNTFMSFIEIMIKEQAPSDDILSLLENRDKALEEFFAEFLVRENPINGHLNHVVDFLEQKLGVTDFNVIELYHHMLLGTLDDFLKAWPQCNGHMEQLSFEPLEIVFQELFTLDNNNGLLTQALFPFLRSNMEDNLLNCERIFPAPTRLQTAENKLEMELNQLLDPPICRLFKLYREANAVINVYDFFTAFKETLPSKEILELLRKAVEQDELKLQPDQRDTLVKFFSGSNDDEIFDKLALVWFVQSVSECQYIGIFRTHQYKSYEAIEKIIWRGI, encoded by the coding sequence ATGAACGTGCGGGACTTCGCCGACAGTCAGAAGACTCACTATACCATTGTGCCCAGCGCCAAGCGCAGAAAACTAGATAGCTATGACACGAATAATGTGCCTTTTGTGAGACTTTTCGATGGCGAGGAGCCAGAAAGCATGGTGCTGCAAAGATGGGAACTGTACCACCAGTTGTATTACGAATTTCACTCTCAGGTAGACGATATTCTGCACGAAATCCAGCGCGATGTATATGGGAGCATTCCACGGGCGATTGCAAAAGGGCTTTCACAGTGTAATGGAAAATATTTTAGTACTCTGTTTCTGCTGGGTGCAGACGGATCGACTCAGGTGGAGGCTCCGGAAGATGATAATAAGCAGATAAACGTCGTGGTGGATCTTACCCCTAAGGAATCCCCGAATCTTCGGATGATCCTACGGCGGTCAATGTTCAAATTGCATTCTGCTCTAGATACAAAATTACATGGGAATCAGGACGAAGCTGACGGCGAAGAGGTGCTTGACGTTGAGGAATCTGATGAGCAGCAAACAGGGTCCGCTACTCCATTCACTGAGGCCGAAGAGGAAATTGATGGAGTTCTGTACGACCTTTCTATGATAGAACGATTCAGTAAGAAATTTCCGAAGCGGCTTAACCTTATCTTCAACTTCAAGGATGTAGACTCTTTCTACTTCCAGGTGCTAGAGGACTTTATATGGCTATTACAAGCCACTTTGGAGAATGATCAGGTAAGAATATGCTTTGTCTTTAACATCAATACTAACATATCCAATTTCGAGAAGAACTTGAAACAGAACTGTGTCCGACTGCTAAAGAAGAACTTTACAAAACTGGATTTGTCTCATAACAAGGGACATAAATATGTCAACAGCGTTTTTAAAAGCTTCCTGAATACTGTGGATGGAAAACTTAATCTTTCGCCCAGGTTCGTTAAGTTTATCCTGGATAAAATGAACAACAAGTCTAACCAGAATCTTCCATTACTGATTAAAATCCTGGATTATTCGCTGATGGCATATTTCTTTCAAAATCCATACTCAATGTTCATCGATTTGACCAATATAAACCATTTTGATGACAAGTATATTCAGGGACTCGTGAAATGTAATACATTTATGTCATTCATTGAGATTATGATAAAGGAACAGGCACCATCAGACGACATATTATCCTTACTGGAGAATCGTGACAAGGCCCTGGAGGAGTTCTTTGCGGAGTTTCTCGTTAGGGAGAATCCAATAAATGGACATCTCAACCACGTCGTGGACTTTCTGGAGCAGAAATTGGGCGTAACGGATTTTAACGTCATCGAGCTGTACCATCATATGTTATTAGGGACCCTTGATGATTTTCTGAAGGCATGGCCACAATGCAATGGGCATATGGAACAGTTGAGCTTTGAACCCCTGGAGATAGTCTTTCAAGAGCTCTTCACCCTTGACAACAACAATGGACTTTTGACTCAGGCATTGTTTCCCTTTCTTCGTTCTAACATGGAAGACAACCTTTTGAACTGTGAGAGAATTTTCCCAGCTCCAACGAGGTTACAGACTGCTGAGAATAAATTAGAAATGGAACTCAATCAGTTACTGGATCCACCCATTTGCAGACTTTTCAAGCTATACAGGGAGGCCAACGCGGTCATTAATGTTTATGACTTCTTCACGGCATTCAAAGAGACACTGCCTTCGAAGGAGATACTCGAGCTACTCAGGAAGGCTGTCGAGCAGGATGAACTAAAATTACAACCTGATCAGCGGGATACTCTGGTGAAATTCTTTTCTGGATCTAATGACGATGAAATATTCGATAAATTAGCTTTGGTATGGTTTGTGCAGTCGGTTTCTGAGTGTCAATACATAGGTATCTTCAGAACGCACCAATATAAATCGTATGAGGCTATTGAAAAGATAATATGGAGGGGGATATAA
- the OST1 gene encoding dolichyl-diphosphooligosaccharide--protein glycotransferase subunit OST1 (Syntenic homolog of Saccharomyces cerevisiae YJL002C (OST1)) codes for MMILSYPIALVLSVLCRFAVGEVDASFTPRPVWENIDYARKVNLVKSYPHEAVHLTIKNTGSQPESIYYFGIRDDVYEKLSMFAAFFKDMKVYVDNVPLPKSSEIDGQPVRYIMIKLPAPVEPGEKVQLEVDYAHNAGRVPLQERITLGSGHYMRLTTNKLPFTSYPTAKYSLEFIGARELRELGATSSTPAGDEEKQSLKLSPSLNTADTASANVTVTYRRDLPFPRVVNLRRDIWVSHWAGTLQFEEYYELTNDAAKLKGGFSRAEFIKGRHALKTGPYLVGFEMYLPTGATEHYYTDLVGMVSTHKVVDDRFFLKPRFPIFGGWFYNFTVGWTNELSQFLHSDASNEEHVLRVPILNGPPDSFYDNVELSVYLPEGAQVLDVQLPLALQEKGVTTEYSYFDLTSGHVKMTVKCKNIIDTVQKGTMFVKYRYSKQLMYWKPVPIALYVFVFLVSYFLLKRVDFSIGK; via the coding sequence ATGATGATATTAAGTTATCCAATTGCTTTAGTGCTATCTGTTTTATGTCGCTTCGCCGTTGGTGAGGTTGACGCAAGCTTTACGCCGAGGCCAGTTTGGGAGAACATAGATTATGCCCGGAAGGTTAATTTAGTGAAGTCTTATCCTCACGAGGCGGTACATTTGACGATAAAGAATACTGGATCCCAGCCGGAGAGCATTTACTATTTTGGAATTCGCGACGATGTATATGAGAAGCTGTCCATGTTTGCAGCTTTCTTCAAGGACATGAAAGTATATGTGGACAATGTGCCGCTACCTAAAAGCTCAGAAATTGATGGCCAACCTGTGAGGTACATTATGATTAAACTACCTGCTCCAGTAGAGCCCGGCGAAAAGGTGCAGCTAGAGGTTGATTACGCGCACAACGCAGGTCGGGTGCCCTTGCAAGAACGTATCACGCTTGGATCAGGCCATTATATGCGCTTAACTACGAACAAGCTGCCTTTCACATCTTATCCGACCGCGAAATACTCTTTGGAGTTCATAGGTGCGAGAGAGTTAAGAGAGCTTGGTGCAACAAGTTCAACGCCGGCTGGTGACGAGGAAAAGCAGTCCTTAAAATTATCACCATCTCTTAACACTGCCGATACCGCTTCAGCAAACGTTACTGTAACATATCGGAGAGACTTGCCATTCCCCCGCGTCGTGAACTTGCGTAGGGATATCTGGGTATCGCATTGGGCTGGTACGCTTCAATTTGAAGAATACTATGAGCTAACTAATGATGCTGCAAAATTGAAAGGAGGTTTCTCGAGAGCAGAGTTTATTAAAGGACGGCATGCTTTAAAAACTGGTCCTTATTTAGTGGGGTTTGAGATGTATCTACCTACGGGTGCCACAGAGCATTACTATACTGATTTGGTTGGAATGGTGTCCACTCATAAAGTGGTGGATGACCGGTTTTTCTTAAAACCTCGGTTTCCAATCTTTGGTGGCTGGTTCTACAACTTTACTGTCGGTTGGACTAATGAATTGTCGCAATTCTTACACAGCGATGCTTCAAATGAGGAGCATGTGCTCCGTGTACCTATTCTAAATGGGCCACCAGATAGTTTTTATGACAATGTTGAATTATCCGTATACCTCCCAGAAGGCGCCCAAGTCTTGGATGTGCAGTTACCACTGGCTTTACAAGAGAAGGGTGTCACCACTGAGTATTCCTACTTCGACCTAACAAGTGGCCATGTAAAGATGACAGTCAAGTGCAAGAACATAATTGACACAGTACAGAAGGGAACTATGTTCGTGAAGTATAGGTATTCCAAGCAATTGATGTACTGGAAACCTGTTCCTATTGCATTGTACGTCTTTGTATTCCTGGTATCTTACTTCCTATTAAAACGGGTGGATTTTAGTATCGGTAAGTAA
- the SFI1 gene encoding Sfi1p (Syntenic homolog of Saccharomyces cerevisiae YLL003W (SFI1)), producing the protein MDDSAPSASSDGTMLPDISYAGTMEELGYSTNDLIASDAHYSTGSLVHKSIQELMQNLKISRNRRYFEPSLTGQEPEYIYWDNNFLQRSSGLSNQAVLSPLFEEPYEDHSGGGGGGGDGGGVEDEQDTVLQRLYNMVQVFLVRHGLSLDFAKVLKKYVALLHEGGSEPLQDQYILALQNELQQSYELSPIMDSILTAFLLRPENIPMKLALVEYRHQLQLVRKWFLSWRLKWNITTNLGVCESIWGNYLLKKYLYRWTEKYKLVAEYWEEDASNADELRLTASMFDTWAKQYSIRKTKEKMADNFHVVDYVERFRSRYMRMTECNDKAEVFHAHNLKTKFLARWRLAGRTKSVAPVFTVLTQRMTLAKVLQHFNSMNELNSFGCFAEKALTLRPLLIKWVSRLQRQDIQQRQLDAAELTFVKKKAYKIWRKQFHYRLSELHLQATLDNNLLEFIFNRVWSIRYTERKMLYQVLSDKNKLLMKKQFSAWRLTTSLKVKSETQRNSNVAKKALRALILGAKLQQHNKLTEVKLISSYLSVWRKRHTEEQNVRVVGKMLVQRYWEHEFKRKYLAFDDLNYITDKSYHSHLVKLMFSCWQQAYARKAVLYDKASLFQRLKAAQRLKKAVAKIDAVRFRETYYDDIVSNIYLKRYVDVWRQNASIRKDVRLEIILDNYECKNNVKLKRRFLRKMKERWSFYSNECVRVANRKNRRDMGKLLLSRIIGKMELRKLWLKQAGRLRSSMLLLNGFMYWLDRMDKIQQLYAVVQLKVEEKDVNLVVKCISKWNMKTLKFKRNEETGQMFRSRWNRALLRYVVTLWKDKTKKLANQRPLDVFRPYRNSISHDFMTPLKADKVTIPGSERVKKNKMERIKNRYRGARRAIPSPIKSSDILDSTTKRKLSKIGKIQTPLQNAYVDDPNTTPIPKLKLEQEGRRYSLRVRNIDFNRIPELDPFSRPDSRDRASTFIIDRPILPDDTFIVDESPTKMKAPRSPLS; encoded by the coding sequence ATGGATGATTCAGCACCGTCTGCAAGCAGTGATGGGACAATGCTTCCCGACATTTCGTATGCTGGAACGATGGAGGAGCTGGGCTACTCGACGAATGATCTGATAGCCAGCGACGCGCATTACTCTACAGGGTCGCTGGTGCATAAGAGCATCCAGGAGCTAATGCAGAACTTGAAGATCTCGCGAAATCGGCGGTACTTTGAGCCTTCGCTGACTGGACAGGAACCGGAGTACATCTACTGGGACAACAACTTTCTACAGCGCAGCTCGGGGCTGTCGAACCAGGCGGTGCTGTCGCCACTCTTTGAGGAGCCGTACGAGGATCACagcggcggtggcggcggcggcggcgacggcggagGGGTAGAGGATGAGCAGGATACCGTGCTGCAACGGCTGTACAATATGGTACAGGTGTTTCTGGTGCGGCATGGCTTGTCGCTGGATTTCGCCAAAGTGCTGAAGAAATACGTGGCTCTACTGCATGAGGGAGGTTCAGAGCCACTGCAGGACCAGTACATTTTGGCGCTGCAGAATGAGCTGCAACAGAGCTACGAGCTGTCGCCAATCATGGATTCGATTCTCACCGCTTTCCTACTGCGCCCAGAAAACATCCCTATGAAGTTAGCGCTCGTGGAATACAGACACCAGTTGCAACTAGTGCGAAAGTGGTTTTTGAGCTGGCGCCTGAAGTGGAACATAACTACCAACCTGGGCGTTTGTGAGTCCATATGGGGCAATTATCTGCTTAAGAAATATCTCTACCGTTGGACGGAGAAGTACAAACTGGTAGCCGAATATTGGGAAGAAGACGCTTCCAACGCGGACGAACTTCGTTTGACAGCCTCCATGTTCGACACCTGGGCGAAGCAATACAGTATCCGGAAGACAAAGGAGAAGATGGCTGATAACTTTCATGTGGTCGACTATGTGGAACGGTTTCGGAGTCGCTATATGCGCATGACTGAGTGCAATGATAAAGCGGAAGTGTTTCACGCGCATAATCTGAAGACAAAATTCCTTGCTCGATGGCGCCTTGCCGGGAGAACAAAGTCTGTCGCGCCAGTATTTACTGTACTGACGCAGCGGATGACGCTTGCAAAAGTATTACAGCATTTCAACTCGATGAACGAACTAAATTCATTTGGGTGTTTTGCAGAGAAGGCGTTAACGTTGAGGCCATTGCTCATAAAATGGGTTTCAAGACTGCAGCGGCAAGATATACAGCAAAGGCAGTTAGACGCGGCGGAGCTCACATTCGTTAAGAAGAAGGCATATAAGATATGGCGCAAGCAGTTTCACTACAGGCTAAGCGAATTACATTTGCAGGCCACGCTTGATAATAATTTGCTAGAGTTTATTTTCAATCGTGTTTGGAGCATAAGGTATACGGAGAGGAAAATGCTCTACCAAGTTCTGAGTGACAAGAACAAATTGCTGATGAAAAAACAATTTTCTGCATGGCGGCTAACCACTTCGCTAAAAGTCAAATCAGAGACCCAACGAAATAGCAATGTTGCCAAAAAAGCATTGAGGGCGCTAATCCTTGGTGCCAAATTACAACAACACAATAAACTTACGGAAGTGAAATTGATTTCAAGTTACCTATCTGTATGGAGGAAACGGCACACGGAGGAGCAGAATGTGAGAGTTGTAGGGAAAATGCTAGTTCAACGTTATTGGGAACACGAATTTAAAAGAAAATACCTCGCATTTGATGATTTAAACTATATCACAGATAAAAGTTACCACTCTCATCTTGTAAAACTAATGTTTTCCTGTTGGCAGCAGGCTTATGCACGGAAGGCAGTATTGTATGATAAAGCATCCCTCTTCCAACGGCTAAAGGCAGCTCAGCGCCTAAAGAAAGCGGTGGCAAAAATAGACGCTGTCCGTTTCAGGGAAACATACTACGATGACATTGTGTCCAACATATATCTCAAGAGATATGTCGATGTCTGGAGACAGAATGCAAGTATTCGGAAGGATGTTAGATTGGAAATTATCTTGGACAATTATGAATGTAAAAATAATGTTAAACTGAAGAGACGATTCCTCCGTAAGATGAAGGAGAGATGGAGTTTCTACTCCAATGAATGTGTTCGCGTCGCAAATCGCAAGAACAGGCGGGATATGGGTAAGTTACTGCTCTCTCGAATTATCGGCAAAATGGAACTTCGAAAACTGTGGCTGAAGCAGGCTGGGCGGCTACGGTCATCCATGCTCTTGTTAAACGGCTTCATGTATTGGCTGGACAGAATGGACAAAATACAACAGCTTTATGCAGTCGTACAGCTGAAGGTTGAGGAAAAGGATGTGAACCTAGTAGTGAAATGCATCAGCAAGTGGAATATGAAAACACTGAAATTTAAACGTAATGAAGAAACAGGACAGATGTTTCGCAGTCGTTGGAACCGCGCGCTTCTACGGTACGTGGTTACTTTGTGGAAAGATAAGACAAAGAAGCTCGCCAATCAGCGACCTCTTGACGTCTTTAGGCCTTACCGCAACAGCATCTCACACGACTTCATGACTCCACTGAAGGCAGACAAGGTAACAATCCCAGGTTCTGAGCGTGTTAAGAAGAACAAGATGGAGCGCATCAAGAATCGTTACCGAGGTGCTCGCCGCGCAATACCCAGCCCCATCAAGTCCTCTGACATCTTGGATTCCACGACCAAACGGAAGCTCTCTAAGATCGGCAAAATTCAGACGCCCCTCCAGAATGCATATGTCGATGACCCTAATACCACACCTATTCCGAAGTTAAAACTGGAACAAGAAGGTCGGCGTTACAGTCTGCGTGTCCGTAATATAGACTTCAATCGTATTCCCGAGCTTGATCCATTCTCAAGGCCCGACTCCCGTGACCGTGCTTCCACTTTCATAATCGACAGGCCCATTCTACCTGATGATACCTTTATAGTTGATGAGTCGCCGACAAAGATGAAAGCTCCAAGATCCCCATTGAGCTGA
- the PRE3 gene encoding proteasome core particle subunit beta 1 (Syntenic homolog of Saccharomyces cerevisiae YJL001W (PRE3); 1-intron), translated as MDGIQVDINRLKKGEVSLGTSIMAVKFRDGVILGADSRTTTGTYIANRVTDKLTRVHDRIWCCRSGSAADTQAVADMVQHYLELYTMQYGEPSASTAASLFSTICYENKDHLTAGIIVAGYDDKNKGEVYSIPLGGSVHKAPYAIAGSGSTFIYGYCDKHFREDMSKEETIDFMKHSLSQAIKWDGSSGGVIRMVVLTEAGAERLIFYPEDYENL; from the exons ATGGACGGCATTCAAGTGGATATAAACCGGCTGAAGAAAGGCGAGGTGAGCTTGGGAACCTCTAT CATGGCGGTGAAGTTCCGGGACGGTGTGATCCTCGGTGCAGACTCGCGCACAACCACAGGAACTTACATTGCGAACAGAGTCACAGACAAGCTAACGCGGGTGCACGACCGCATCTGGTGTTGTCGGTCGGGATCTGCGGCGGACACACAGGCGGTGGCCGACATGGTGCAGCACTATCTGGAGCTGTACACGATGCAGTACGGTGAGCCGAGCGCCAGCACAGCGGCATCGCTGTTCAGCACGATCTGCTACGAAAACAAGGACCACCTGACGGCCGGCATCATTGTTGCGGGCTACGACGACAAAAATAAGGGCGAGGTGTACAGCATACCGCTGGGAGGCTCCGTGCACAAGGCTCCATATGCCATTGCGGGCTCCGGATCCACGTTCATATACGGGTACTGCGATAAGCACTTCCGCGAGGACATGAGCAAGGAGGAGACTATAGACTTCATGAAGCACTCGCTGTCGCAAGCCATCAAGTGGGACGGCTCCTCCGGCGGTGTGATCCGTATGGTGGTGCTGACCGAGGCTGGCGCGGAGCGTCTGATCTTTTACCCCGAAGACTATGAGAATTTGTAG
- the RTT109 gene encoding H3 histone acetyltransferase RTT109 (Syntenic homolog of Saccharomyces cerevisiae YLL002W (RTT109)), with translation MGLKELLAEALPAGHDFDVLHLQSPATERPPLTEASGCSPTTIAAQHFFTLSNNSKVFYALQVVVYICIEGTSGDRMLFVSKADTNGYCDVRVDVRRATRALLQFLLSIDPSHYLQRVRRMRIDPAACKGLITPATNAVDALRILAQRYRTGNLDVRAAADRARYTSFPCPPQYTTRLALFTRAEPHYLFSESAQNPAKHVLPGDRLLRWWLASVDDLLVTLFDPATDAALLIPGEDSAVTAHYLRPVRFPRWRVGHVFGGSAEDPALTRIPRFPDDPKGRFLDDLAHEGRNPSLRAFWTELVARQEFRLGVVVGVVGAAGLYTGPCARPAPEDLLCPASPADYVHVKHYVTAEEYATAAGASEAHRNLVDCLLLRYGVAMPRVRGAHSTTPRPAPTQDATKRPAVNDLTARCVRKKPRC, from the coding sequence ATGGGACTCAAAGAGCTGCTCGCAGAAGCACTGCCGGCAGGGCACGACTTCGATGTACTGCATCTGCAGAGCCCAGCCACTGAGCGCCCCCCGCTGACCGAGGCAAGCGGCTGCTCACCGACCACCATCGCCGCACAGCATTTCTTCACACTCAGCAACAACTCCAAAGTGTTCTACGCGCTGCAAGTGGTCGTTTACATCTGCATTGAAGGTACCTCGGGGGACCGCATGCTCTTCGTGTCGAAGGCAGATACCAACGGCTACTGCGACGTCCGGGTCGATGTGCGCCGCGCTacgcgcgcgctgctgcagttCCTGTTGAGCATCGACCCTAGCCACTACCTGCAGCGCGTCCGCCGGATGCGCATCGATCCCGCTGCCTGCAAGGGCCTCATAACGCCGGCCACCAATGCTGTCGACGCGCTGCGCATACTCGCGCAGCGCTACCGCACGGGCAACCTCGACGTGCGAGCCGCCGCAGACCGCGCACGCTACACAAGCTTCCCGTGCCCCCCACAATATACCACCCGGCTCGCCCTCTTCACCCGCGCCGAGCCGCACTACCTCTTCTCAGAGTCCGCGCAGAACCCGGCCAAGCACGTGCTCCCTGGGGACCGCTTGCTGCGTTGGTGGCTGGCCTCTGTCGACGACCTACTGGTCACCCTATTTGACCCAGCGACGGACGCCGCCCTGCTCATCCCTGGTGAGGACTCCGCCGTCACCGCCCACTACCTGCGTCCCGTCCGCTTCCCGCGCTGGCGCGTGGGCCACGTCTTCGGCGGCTCCGCCGAAGACCCCGCCCTTACGCGCATCCCGCGTTTCCCCGACGACCCCAAGGGCCGCTTCCTCGACGACCTGGCCCACGAGGGCCGCAACCCGTCCCTGCGCGCCTTCTGGACTGAGCTGGTCGCCAGACAGGAGTTCCGCCtcggcgtcgtcgtcggcgtcgtcggcgccgccggcctcTACACGGGGCCCTGCGCGCGCCCAGCCCCCGAAGACCTGCTCTGTCCGGCCTCGCCAGCCGACTACGTCCACGTCAAGCACTACGTAACCGCCGAAGAATACGCTACTGCGGCCGGCGCCTCCGAGGCCCATCGCAACCTCGTAGACTGTCTTCTTCTGCGCTACGGTGTGGCGATGCCGCGTGTCCGTGGCGCACACAGCACCACTCCGCGCCCCGCGCCAACACAAGATGCCACAAAGAGGCCCGCAGTCAACGACCTAACCGCCCGCTGCGTCCGCAAGAAGCCGCGCTGCTAG